A window of Physeter macrocephalus isolate SW-GA unplaced genomic scaffold, ASM283717v5 random_356, whole genome shotgun sequence genomic DNA:
ggtttctttgttttttcattttattttatttttctaatatttatttacttacatttatttcatttggctgcgccgggtcttagttgtggcacacaggatcttcgttgcggtgtgcgggatcttcgttgtggcaggcgggatcttttagttgtggcatctgaactcttagctgcggcatgcatgtgggatctagttccctgaccggggattgaacccgagccccctgcattgggggcgtggagtcttaaccactgcaccaccagagaagtcccaatcTCCTACTTTAACATCCCCCTACCCTTAACCCCACACCATGATGACACCATCAAGGACTTAAGAAGTAAACTGGGGCCCAAAATGGCTCTGGGGAGGTACAATATTActaatatgtgaaaggaaatgTGTTCACCCTCACAAGTATGCCAAGAAATGGGaattcaaataaataagatactTGGAGAAGGTTTTCAAACAGGAAAGAGATGTGACTGAAATGTTTTCTAAACCAGTGCACCTATGTTTGgtgtaaattttaaatgaacataaataatcgtatgtccaattttttttaatatacaaaaaggaGTAGTATGtcaacaaatatatttgttacctccatactttaaaatataccaaACACAAGAAAACGAGTATTATAATCACTTAATCCAACTTTTGTCCATATTGAGGTTTCTCACAGAGGCATTAGGTCCTGAGGGCACAGGCAGTGCCAAGGTGTCAGGTCACCTGTCCACACAGGTGACTGCTGACAGGGCCATGGCACGGTCTCTGAGGCCCCTGCCCCTCTGCGGTCAGCCTGCTGCTTCGATGACAGGTGGGCTCTGGGCGTCTTCGCTGCTGTGGACCAAGGCCTGGTGTTGAGTCCTGCTGTCACTGTGAGGCCCTCCCATGGCCCAGCCTCAATTCTGGGGACTCCCCCTCCCCGCCAAAGGTATCTCCCTGAGATTCATCCTCTCCAATCCTCTTTTCCCTCACATTCTTTCATGATAAGGCCACATTAAACCCAAAGCCCGAATCCTTAGCCGCCCAAAATACCCAGCTCCTCTTCACTTGAAGGCAGGAAGAGTTTCATCGCCAAACCCTCCAAGGAGGCAAGTACCAAGTATTTGGACTCCATGCTCCGGATCTAAAAAGAAGGAGAGGGCAAGAACACGTTTCCATTTCAAAGCAGTCCAAGTGTCCAGGGCATGCCAGCCGTACGTGTTAGTGGTCCACACTTACCACCTGTTTGCAAGACACTACACGAACCGGTTGCTTTCTCACAAGGAGCTGCATTATGTTCGTTTTTTCAGGCGgcacactgaggcacagagaggttaagtcacttatccaaagtcacccagctgggAAGCAGAGCGGCCTGGGTTTCAGCTCAGGCGTGAAAGCCCACGCGCTGCACCCCACACGCTGCTGTTGGGCCCAAGGGTGAGGCAGGGACGTGAGCGGGGCTAGCCTGCCCCAGGTTGGCCGCGGTGCCTACCCACTTCGGCAGGAAGGCCTCCCGGGGCTTAGAGACCACGCGGAAGGGGGAGTCGGGCAGGGTGAAGTTGGTCAGATAGATGGTGTTCCCACCCGTGAGGCAGGCGGCCCACAGTGACGATGGTGTGGTTACGCTGCGTGAGTAGTGCAAAGTCCCTGGCGGGCGAGCCCTGCAGGCCGTTGCCGGCAAACACCACGCCCCGGAGGGAGCTGTTGACGTTCTGCCGGCACCAGGCCATGTGGTCGCTGGTGACCACGAAGGGTGGGCTGCGGTAGCGAGCCCGGAACCAGTCCAGGGCCTGCCGCAGGTAGCCCCGGTCGGCCACCACGCCCTTCCACACGCTGGGCATGACTCGGACGTAGTCCCCGCCGGCGCACGTGGACCCCCGCGAAGGAGGCCTGACGGGCCCACTTGGCCTGCAGACCCCGCAGGAAATTCTGGGCCTCCTCGCGCACGTGGTCGCGCGGGGTGAACTCCTGGAGGATCTCGGCGCGGAGGTGGTGGTAGAAGGTCCGAGAGCAGGGGTAGCCGGTGAGGCGCACGTACTCGCCCGGGATGTGTCGGTACCGGTCCTCCATCCAGTCGTTCGGGGGGTAGTTCTGCCAGGGGACCCTGCTGGCCGTGGTGTCGTGCAGGACGGGGAGGGTGATTCCGAAGATGGGGGCCAGCGTGCTGTGCATATAGGGTGAGATGAAGGCCAGCCGCCCGTTCATCCTGGCCAGGGCGTACAGGGTGGCGTACTCCCCCGTCTGGTTCCCCAGGCGGCCTTTGGGGTTGATGGTGGACATGCCCCCCCAGGGCAGGCGTCTGGGGGACAGGACCACGCGGCCCGGGTAGGCCCAGGGGGCGGGCGCCAGGGCCAGGCGCTGGTGGCAGTGGAAAATGGTGGACCTGGCAAAGATGACAAAGAGGAAGTAGCTGGTGGACAAGGAAGGGCAAGTAGCCCAGACTCTCATGGTGGCTGCGGGGAGGAGAGACGACTTAATCCAGGAGGGATGGGGCATGAGTTCATTCGctcaccccaccccaaaccaCTTGTTCATTCGTTCACTCAGCCCATCCAGGCATGTCTAGCGGCCTCCACCGTGGAGGTCTTAGAGCACAGACCCTGGTCCCCTCtggcctgggtttaaatcccagctccaccccttaccagctgtgtgactttaagtTACTCCTGAATCGCAGTTTCCTTGCCCATTAAAAAGCGATGACCGAGTTGAACCATTTGAGAGGGCCAATATCCAACCATATTTTTCCTACACACACAGCCATTTCATATGGTCCAACCTAACAGAACTAcctcatttgtaacatttttagaacagtgcctagcacacaggagGCACTCTGTTTAAGTCTCGGAAAATAAAGACTTCTAGAGTATTTACTACACGCATCCCTGGGAGCTCACGAATCTATTAAGGCTGCATATACAGAGGTTCAGAGCCTAGACTGTGAGGCTAGACAAGCTCGAGTTCATGTGCAGACTCTGCCTCCTGCTGGCCAACCCGGAGCATGTCCGTTAACTCCCTAGGGCTCAGTCTTCTCCATAAAATGGGGTTAACCACAGCCCCTGCATGACGGGCGCCTGGAAGGGCCCCTGCCATGGTTAAGCGCTAAGTGCTTCCCGCTACTGTCAGTGGATGCGGTGGATTCAGGCTGCTGCAGAGTCTTTGACGCTCCTTCCCCTGACTCTGGGTGGGCCTGTGACAGCCTTGGCCGATCACAGatggcagaagtgacactgtgCCACTTCCGGACCAGGACTTAAGGGTCTGCCAgttcccacctcctgcctctgtaAAGTTCTCTCTGCGTTGCCACCTCTAGCTGCCTAGATTTAGCTTTTTTTGGTATTTAGGTCTCCAGGGAGCCCTTCTTCTTTCTCGTTGGtaaccactttattgagataaTATTCAAATACCATACAATTCTCCCATTTACAGTGTACAGcagcttttagtatattcacagagttgggcaaccatcacattaattttagaaaagcttTATCACCCCCAAGAGAAACCCTGCACCCCTtagccttccccaccccccaatcttcccatcctccccacctcctccctccagctaatctactttctgtctcagtgGATGTACCTACTCTGCATGTTGCATATAAGTGAATCACACAGTAAGTAGCTCTTTGTGAccggcttctttcattcagtgtcACATTCTCAA
This region includes:
- the FUT2 gene encoding LOW QUALITY PROTEIN: galactoside alpha-(1,2)-fucosyltransferase 2 (The sequence of the model RefSeq protein was modified relative to this genomic sequence to represent the inferred CDS: inserted 2 bases in 1 codon; deleted 1 base in 1 codon) encodes the protein MDLERKCAPTPPTPHPRLAAPNEPTRYPRQPAESHGVPGGSRRHRLPLGSPDVRPPVPAPLETVAHPGPHFKEQSLAVYPPGTPGSHATRRCVGHERVASQGPAAGQPRAGWPRKRKAATMRVWATCPSLSTSYFLFVIFARSTIFHCHQRLALAPAPWAYPGRVVLSPRRLPWGGMSTINPKGRLGNQTGEYATLYALARMNGRLAFISPYMHSTLAPIFGITLPVLHDTTASRVPWQNYPPNDWMEDRYRHIPGEYVRLTGYPCSRTFYHHLRAEILQEFTPRDHVREEAQNFLRGLQAKWARQASFAGVHVRRGDYVRVMPSVWKGVVADRGYLRQALDWFRARYRSPPFVVTSDHMAWCRQNVNSSLRGVVFAGNGLQGSPARDFALLTQRNHTIVTXWAACLTGGNTIYLTNFTLPDSPFRVVSKPREAFLPKWVGTAANLGQASPAHVPASPLGPTAACGVQRVGFHA